Sequence from the Thermoplasmata archaeon genome:
GTCAAATTTTTCCCATGCTTCTTTTTCTCCCACAGTCAGTATCAATGCGTGGGGCATGGTTCCGGTTGGCTCTATATGTAGCATCTTTGCACCTATCACACTTGAGACTGCATCGCAGCCGCCTATGAACGCATAGTGGTCTATCATGGGTGCTAGAATAGGATGCATTCTTCTTACTCCAAATGAGATCAGGTTTTTCGTGCCGATACGATACTTGAATCTTGCAGTTTTGGTAGCTATGCCGGAAGACTGGCATATCAAGCCAAGTATTGCAGTCTCAAATATTGAAAATTCGTTGTAATCGCCCTCTATGATCATTACAGGAACTGGTATCTTGTTTGAGCTTGATTCACGAAATATAGTGCCTTCTGGCAATGAATAAATATCTATATTATGCCCCTCCATAAGCCTTGCAACCTCCTCTATTCCCGCAAATACGAGCCACGGGTACTGGGCATTCTGAATGGTCACTTCAGCCACTACTTTCTTATGTATGTGTTCTTCTTCCAGGATCTGCCTGGTTCTGATAAAATATATGTCCGTAGTGTTTCCATCAAGTATATCTTTTTCATCCGCCACATAAAATCTCATATTCTATATCACTCCAATATTATTTAAATCAACTGTTTTCGTGCCATAGTTTTTTTGCATGTATTCCAATCCAAAATCCTTTGATTTTTCATCTATGCTTTCGGTACATTCCTTGCATATTACCGTTTCGTAGCCAAGATAAAACGCATTCGCAACAGTGTTTAAAACACAAATATCTGTAGCTACACCAGCAAATATTATCTTTTTTATGCTATTAGATCTCAATACCTTATCAAGATCCGTGTTAAAAAAACCATTGTAACTGTTCTTTTTAATAACAATATCCTCTTTTCCTGGGCTAAGCTCTTTTATTATCTCAGAGCCGCTAGTGCCTTCCATTGCATGCTTACCCCACACTTTAATCTCAGGATCAGTAATACTATGACAATCCTGCAAATATATCACTTTCCACCCTTCGTTATACGCAATATTCCTAAGCTTTAAAATACTTGGAATTATACTCTGCACGCGCTTGTTTCCAAATTTCAAATAGACAAAATCGTTGATCATGTCTATTATTAACAAAGCATACATAACAATTTACTATAATTATATTAAATATTAAAAAATTATGATAAGAAATGACTTGTTTAGTGCTTGAGACCTGATTTTATTCAAAGGAGGTGATCCATCCGCAGGTTCCCCTACGGATACCTTGTTATGACTTAACCCTCCTCGCCAACCTTAGATTCGAAATTACCCATAGGATAATCGCTCATCTAAAACTAACTCGGATGGTTTGACAGGCGGTGTGTGCAAAGAGCAGGGGCATATTCACCGCGGGCTGTTGAACCGCGATTACTACGGAATCCAGCTTCATGAGGGCGAGTTACAGCCCTCAATCCGAACTATGAACAGGTTTCGGGATTACCTTCTTCTTTCGAAGTCGAAACCCATTGTCCTGTCCTTTGTAGCGCGCGTGTAGCCCTAAGGATTCGGGGCATACTGACCTACCGTCGACCCCTCCTTCCTCTTTCTTAGCGAAAGCGGTCTCCTTATTGTGCACCCATCGCTGAGATGAATTAGCAAATAAGGACGGGGGTCTCGCTCGTTATCACACTTAAGTGAATGCCCTACGGTACGAGCTGACGATGGCCATGCACCACCTCTCCAGCTACTTTTTCGAGTAAGATCGTCAGTCTGACTCACATATGCTGGTCGCCTCAGGTGAGTTTTCCGGCGTTGAATCCAATTAAACCGCACGCATCCTCCCGTTGCGGTGCTCTCCCGCCAATTCCTTTAAGTTTCAACCTTGCGGCCGTACTCCCCAAGCGGCCCGCTTAACACCTTCGCTCCGGCACAGCATGCTCACGAAGAACAAGCCACACCAAGCGGGCAGAGTTTACAGCTAGGACTACCCGGGTATCTAATCCGGTTTGCTCCCCTAGCCTTCGTTCCTCACCGTCAGAGCCGTTCTAGTCAGACGCCTTCGCCACAGGTGGTCCCTTCGGGATTACGGGATTTTACTCCTACCTCGAAAGTACCTCTGACCTCTCCCGGTCTCTAGCCTTGCAGTCTCCCTGAAATTCGAACCGTTAAGCGACTCGATTTACCCAAGGATTTACAAAGCCGGCTACAAACGCTTTAGGCTCAATAATAGCGGCTACCACTCGAGCTGCGGGTATTACCGCGGCGGCTGGCACCCGTCTTGCCCAGCTCTTATTCCCCAAGCTTTTTAGGCTTGAGAAAAGCCTTTTCAAAAAAGAAAAGGCACTCGGGTTTCCCACGTCGCGCTTTCGCGCAGTGCGTAGTTTTCGCGCCTGCTGCGCCCCGTAGGGCCTGGACTCGTGTCTCAGAGTCCATCTCCGGGCTCCACCTCTCAGTGCCCGTACCCGTCATAGGCTAGGTGGTCCGTTACACCGCCTACAACCATGATAGGCCGCAGACTCATCCTTGGGCGCTTTGCGCTTTCAACATTCAAGCATTCATTCATAGAATGTCTATGGCTCATTAGCCTCAGTTTCCCGAGGTTATTCTCCACCCAAGGGTAGATTATCCACGTGTTACTGAGCCGTATGCCGGTGTCTTGCGACCCCGTGACTCGCATGGCTTAGTCGAAACCCGATAGCAGTAGCCTCCGGCAGGATCAACCGGTGTTGCTTTTAATCAATTAATGTTAGGGAATATGTCAGGCCTCAAGTTTCACTCTTGTCATTTCTTGTCAGATCTAAGAGCTCCTTAGTTTTTCTTAAATCTCCATCTCTGTACGCGAACCTGGAAATTTATATCACTCATAGCTTGCATCTAATTGCATTCTCATGATATTAACCGATTAGTTCGCAATTGGGTAAAACTACCTAATAATGAAGTAGTATTTATCTATTTCGGATATAGATTTTGATCCTTTAAATAGTGATCTGCCATTGAAAAATATGCTTTTGCTTTGATGTCATCAAAAATACTCTTTGCTCTTATAAGATAGCTATCATCATGCTCATATTTCAATTTTAAAAATCCATACCACATATATAATTTACCTTTCTCAAATTTTAGGCTGTATAAATCTAAAAAATTATCCACGTCCCTGAACATTAATAATGCTTTATCTCTGTCTTTTAGATATGTTGCACACACTTTAATTTTTTTGGTATCTATTATATCCAGCCCTGATAATCTACTCAAATTATCAATCTTATCAAATATTCTAACACATCTTGCGTCATTTCCCGCAAATAATTCAGAGGAAAATTGGTATGTTAATGACCAGAGCAAATCTATATTGGTTTTTGATTTATCCTCAATTTTTTTACTGCTTTTTAAACTGTTTTTAAGGTCATTTTCTAAAAAGCGAATGAATGTATCAGTTTCTAAAATTTCAATCTCTGCTTTTTCAGGTATTGTACTTTTAATTAGTTCATTTATTTTTTTAATTTCTCTTTTATCTACTTTGCCATTCATCAAAATGTAGATAAGTTGTATTTCATACTGCATTTCGTAAAATGAATATTTATCTCCTATTTTATCAGATATCTCTGCAGATTTTTTATAATTGCTTATAGCTTCTTCAAACTCTCCTCTTAATGTATAATACGACCCAAATAACCTATATGATAATGATAACACTTGTGCATTGCTCATAATTTCTGCACTCTTTTTGGCCTCTCGTAAATATTTTAATGCTAATGGTAATTTAGATACCTGAAAATTTAGCTCTGCAAGGTTGTAATATATGGTGACAAGCATAGATTCTTCGCCTAACATATCTGTGTAGTAAGCTGCTTTTTCATAATACTCGATCGCAGTGGCAGAAGATCCAGTATCTGCATATATGTTTGCTATATTATTGTACACTTTTGACAGACCCTCTAAATTATTGATGTTATTGTAAATGGTAAGTGCTTGCTCATAATTTTTTCTGGCCAAATCTATATTATTTACCTTATATTCTATATTGCCAATATATCTGTAACTGTCCGCTAAAAGTTTAATATCTTCAATTTCTTCTGCAATTTTTAGAGCAGCTGCTATATACTGCCTTGCTTTTGTGATATCATTTTTCAGCAATGAAATACTATATAGGCCAAAATAAACTCTTATTTTCAATTTTTTATCTGTTAAAACAGTTTCTAGCTTCTTGTAATATTGAATTGCAGTATCATAATCTCTGAATGCAGTATAAGAGTCAGCAAGCTCAATTTCTATCTCGCTCATTAAATTTTCTGATTGTGCGTATTTTTTACTGTTTTCTAAATATTCAATACTCTTTTTATAATCCCCTAAAAAACGATATAAAGTTCCTATATACATTAACAATTCAGGTTCCTTATTATCAGATATTGATTCTGCTTTCAAGAATTCAGTAAGTGCAGTTTCATACTGTTCCAATCTCATTAATATCAATCCTGCATCTTTCAGATACCTTGCTGCTTTATCATTTATATGCGCAAGATAGTATTGGTCAGATAGTAAAATTATATCTTCACCATCCCTTTCCAATAACTCTGCATACTTTTTATGCATCTCTTTTCTCTCTTCTAAAGGTATGGACTCATAGATATGTTTTTTTAGATCATTTGAAACTATTTTAAAATATTCGTGATCTTCTGTTATTATTTCAAAGTATATCAGGAGATCAAGTAGCTCAGATAATTTCATTTCATCAAAATCTGTCATGTACATTAAAACATCAAATTTTGCATTATTATCTAAAACTGCAATGCTGTTTAATACTTTTCTATGCTCTGAATCAAGCTTTTCTATTCTATTTTTTTTAGCCTCTTCTAATATATCGGCCACATTATTCTTAGGATAGTGCCCTATCCATACCTTTTCAGCATCTAAGTTTCCATTCCTTTCTCCCTCTTTTAAAACTTGAAATATTCTAGCCGGATCTCCGCCACTATCCCTATATATATAGTCTGCTATATAATTTGGAATGGTGTATCCCTCCTCTTTTAGCATATCTTTCATTTCTTCTTTAGTTAAAGGCTCTATCTTCAGCTCTACCAAATTTGAACTTGTTTTTAAAAGATTATATGCGTTCTCAAAATATGTATTTTGTACAATATTTTTTAATGTAGCAACTAACATAATATCTTTATTATTAATAAATCGCGCAACTCTTAAAAATAAATTTAGAGAAGATATTTCGCAGTCATCTAGGTCATCTAAGGCCATAAATACTGGTTTTGCATTGCTTAAAATAGTTAAAGACTCTGTTAACTTTAAAAAAATTTTTTCTGAGTTTGAAAAAGCTTCTGCACTACTTATCATAAAAGATACTATCCCACTATTTGCAATTGAACTTAATTGCTTCTTTGACTGCTCTATAATCTTTGAAAATATTAATGGTTTTGATTCTCCTAACCGTTCTTTCATGCATATGACATCTTTAGCTTGAAGGATCTTTATCACTTCATCTAATATATATGATTTACCAGATCCTTCTTTACCATAAACTAATAATACAATTCCATGATCAGTTTTTACTTCATCGAATATTGCTAGTATCCTCGAAACCTCTTTTCTGGATGACATCTAATAATTTAACAAATATATATAAAGTATATATATATTCTGTTTTTCTCTATGCCGAAAATTGAAGGTTGGATTCTATCTTTTACATATCTATATTTTTTTAATATACAGAACACTATACTTTTTCCATCTATAAATTAAGATCAACCCAGATACTAAAAAAAGTGTAAAGATGATCATGCCTAATAAATTATTAATAAAAGATGTAGGAAATACAGCAGTTTCTAAAAATACGCCAATGCCAGCGCCTATGAGACCACCGCCTGTATATAATAAACTATTATGCCTAATAATTAACATTACTTTAATCATTGTACATTAATATATTATTTAAGTGTTTTTAAATTTTGTTAACGCCCTTTGACTGTAAGGTACAATTGAATAAATAATATTTTTTCACTCAATTTTTTATAGCAAAATACACGTATTTTTATAATATCTATTTATTAAAGGTATTTACTTTATACAAAAAATTAAAAAGATTTGCACAAAGCTATCTCAGATTAAAACACGATCCAACTGCCATTTACGGCATAGGTTTTTCTATTTTATCATAATGTATGCTTTTAATGCTTCAAAGAATTAAGTAATATCATCCAAATATCTTAGAGTATTCTAACATTTTGCCCATATATCTATAAATTTGAATTATAGTATGAAGATTATTTAATAAAAAAATGTACAATCAAAAATAACATTAAAAATGACAGTATCGCAAACAAAATCATTGAAACTATTGAAAATACGAGAGGTTTAGAGTTTATAAATCGCCTTTTATTCAGTCCTACACTGTATAATCCATAAGAAAGTGCCTGGGTGCTGGAAAGTGGAAATGAAAAAACAGTTGCGGCTTCTACTAACAGCGTTTGAACAATCTGCGCTTTTAGAGCAGCTGAGTATTTGAGCATATATGAAGATTCTACCACTTTCCTAATAGTTACCGTCCCGAGCAAAAAACCACCAGCTACGGTGCTGATTAAAATAGGATAGTAATACTGATCACCAGATATTGCGTAAATGAAGCCGAGAGTATTAGAACCCCATGCAAACGCCGCAAAAAATGAAAGTATGACTGTCAAGATTTTGAACAGGTAGATCTTGTTCCACAAGTCTTTTATTCTATCAAAGATCAATAATTTAACCAATCCTATGCTTACAAAAAAAGTTGCAATCCAGAACAGTATCAGAGCCGTTAAAAATAGATAGTTAATCTTCGTGCTCAAAGCAAATGAAGCTCCTAAAAACACGAAAGTGGTCACTATATTAAGAGACAATGGGTATCTGAATATCGTAGATAATATAAACATGAATATAACGATCTCGAAACCAAGTATAATAATAGGATCAGGCATATTTGAGTACAGTGCAGACTTTATATGTATCATATATCCACCTTGCAAAACAAAGCCAGCCACTCCGCCTATCACACCGATCAAGATCGCACTGTTTTTTTTCAATATCCTGCTTCCTATCAGAGGTCCTGCAGCTATGATCATATTATTTCCAGCGACTAAAAAGGTGATAATGATTATCAAGGTTAGTAATAGATAGTTCAAGAGCTCACCGCGACCAAAAACTGGAGTATCAAATCAGCAATATCCTCACAAGAGTCTAGGATATTATCTAATCCCTGTATCAATTTCTCAAGATGATTGAAACAGAACCAGTCTGTTTCATTTGCATAGATTATATCAAATGCCTTCTCTTTGATCTCGTCGCCTCTATTCTCCAGATTTTCAATGATTTTCCGCTTATTCTTGATTGTTTCTAATGTTAGCTTCTTTGCATTAAATATATCATAGATCTCTTCCATCGCTTTGAATATAAGCAGAATAATTTCGTTTAGCTCACTCATGCAAATGCATGCTTTGTCTTTTCTCTGCCTCGCCCGATATAGCTCTTTGGCCAGGTATCTAGTATAGTCAAGTATATCATCCGCTTTAGTGATCAACATCGTCACGCTGTTTAGAACGGTAGGAGATATATTTCCATCAAGAACCCATAAAGATAAACCGTAAGAAAGTACATTTCCCTCATTCTCAAGTTCGACAATTTTTTTAAAATCAGTAAGTTCATGGTTATTTATCATTTTCTGCAGTTCTTCAACTGCGATTTTAGAAGATTGTATTGACAAGCCCAGTTTCTCGAATAGATACTGTTCTCCCTGTTTGAGGTTCAACAAAGACATATAAGAAGAGATATTCGAATCTATTAAATAACATTTATTATTTATCTGCATTATGATCGAATACAGAGAAATACATAGCACCGACGATCCAGACTTTAAAGAGTTAATTAAGGTGTATAATGAAGGATTTATAGAGCAAAAGGAGATTTACATAGATCCAATCGTGTTCACATGGATGCTAAATAATGATAGAAATGATATTATATCACATATTGCAGTACTGAAATCAGAGAGAGTAATAGGCATGACTTCATTTAGCAGCATGCCTTCTGGCGCTATTGGATGGTACATTACGATAATAAAAGAAGAACGGAAAAAAGGTTATGCATCACTGTTATTAGAAAAGATAAAGGATACGCTCATAAAAGATGCAGATTCTAGAAATTGGCATGAAAAATACCTGTTTGCAGAATTTGAACAGGATAAAGCAGAGCTCTGGAACAATAAAGGGTTTACGATTCTTCCAGTTCGTTATTATCAGCCCCCATTGCTAGGCAACGGAGATTGGGTGCCACTGTTGCTAGGTGCCATGCCTTTAAAATCTGATACTATCACGGGCGCAGAAATATTAAAATTTGTTAGTGACCTTTATCTGAAAATCTACCATGTTTCAGATGTGAAAAAAAGCGATTATTTTAAAAATATCAAGGAAGACTGCGAATTTTTGAGCATGAAATTATAAGCTTTTCAGCAGACATTTCCGATAAATATTATTTATCTATAACTTGCATCTACTGTTTCTTTGAATAGAGATCAATCTCAAGAAACCTGTTATTCACTCCTTTCACAGCAATAATATATATAAACCAGATATTTGGAAGGTTGTTTACACCCCAGAAATTTCGCTTATTGCATATGCATAGGCATTATATGCCTTTTTTAAGGTGTAGCTATTATATACAATCCCCAGATGCGTTGCAGAATTGTCATCTAACATGTAAATGCAGAATCCTGATACTTTGTACTTTGATGCAATTGATAACATATACCCAATACTGTTAGCCTGCGCATTCTCTCCAAAAAGCAGCGAGTCAACCCCAAACTCCGAAATCCAGAACTCTCTTACATGATTTGATAAAGATATGTTATAGTATGTATAAAACGCATTAAAATCAGATCTCTGTAAAGGGTAAATATCTATGCCCACAGCATTGATAGGAACTGTCGCATTTTCAAGAGCCGTAAATAGTGCCGGTCCTTGAGAGTTTGCCGCTACCTCGATTAGCACTTTCGTTACCGGAGACTCTTCATGGATCTTTTTTGCAGTGTAAGAGATCATTGGTATCCATACACTGGTAGGCTCTGCCTTACCCAAGTCCTGCTGTAACTGCCCGTTAGGTTCGAAAAACGGAAACATGTAACTGGGATGGTAGATATCTGCTAAAAACATTGATTCATATAAAATAGTGCTGTTCAACTGATTTAGTGAAGGATGTGTATTTGCCCAGCTCAAGTTGCCGTATGGTGCCAGTATTATTTTCGTGTTGTTTTGCTCAAACCACAATATAGCAGTCGATAAATCTGCAAATCCGACGCTGTTATTGAGCAGTTCTGTGGCTATATCAAACCTGATGTAACTGATATTTGCACTTTTTACCAGCTTTATCTCTTCCTGCACTTCAGTTTCCCAGTTTGATGGAGGCACTGCAACATCGGTAAAAGAACTCGCTACTGCCGCGAAAGTCATGTTCAGGTTTTGAGTATAAGGATCATTAACATAATTGGGCAGAGAATTGAGTGATTGGACATCGCTGCTGGCAATGGGTATAAATATTAACATGAATACTATAAAATAGATGGCAAACATGCGTGTAGATAAGTATCCAAACCTTTTAATGCTGTATATAAACAGTCCACTTTTTTTAGATGCTTGTTCAAACGGCATTTTATATGGAACTAAAAGAGGAGGCAATAAAAACAGTGGAAAATATAGAGAGAATACTGAAAAATTATAAAGCTGGAATAATGCATTGTCAAATAATAGCACATGAAACATGGGATATATACTTATCCCAGATCCTGCAAAGTACCAAGGTATTACCGTTAAAACGCCGAATATGTTGTAGATTACAATTAAAAATTCGCTAATCTTAATCTTCTCATCTTTTTTATAATATATATATACAAAATAAAGTATTGCCAACAAATATGCAGTTAAATATGTTGTTTTTAATACACTGCTCGAAAATCCCAGAAATAAGATGGTAACAAATGTAACTATTGCACCTATTATTACAAATAATGTCGATAATACTGCAGATCTGGAACTATTCCTATATATGTAAAATATGTGATTTAAAATCACGCCAAGGTTCCAAGCAAAAAATAAAAGCACAATAAATATATAACCTGCTAACGAAAACAAAGTACTGGTAGAAAAATAAGAAAGATAAACATAACTTATCAATACAAATATCAATAGAGCAGATATTGTATATTTCAATAATTTTAAAGTACTTTTATCCACAAAGAATGTATATCAAATTTGCTAATTATAAAACTTTGCATACCCACCATTTATAGTATTAATTTAAGATAATGATTATTATAACCTGTATATTCTCTCATCCCCGTTTTCATCCTTTTCGCATTTAATCTTCTTTTCTGACTCTAAAAGCTCAATCACATTGTTAAATGTTATTAAATCTATACCATTGTCCAGCGCGATGCTTAATATACGCTTTTTCAGGTCGCTATGATGTTTTGACACTATTTCCATAACCAGATCGAGCACTTCTGAGGATATACCCTTTTCGTCAATTTCTCTCTTTTTGTTGGATATAGCTATTCTTTTTTTATGTTCATATATGTACAACGCTGATAATAAAATTATACTGAAAAAAATTATAGATATCTCCCATGCTGAGATTGTATAAGGTGCATTTATAGTCCATGTTTTCATTGTTGTGCCTAATGGATCTGAAACTACTACCGTAACTATCTCTGTCTTACTGCTTTTTGGTACCGAAAAATTTAGAGTGCCATATTTGACAGGCTTGTTGTTCAAATACCATGTTATGTTCAAGAGATTGTAATTTGTGGTTATGCTTATTTTACTGGATTCTGAAACAGTAGAATTCAATATAACAGGTGCACTTGTAATAACCGCTATTCTCTTACTTAAAAATGCTATGTTTCCTGATTTATCAATAGCTGTGAAGTTTAGATAATAGACGCCTTGATTGTAATTTTTTATGTATATAAAACTATTATTATTCATTACGGGCACAATTCCACCATCAATGCTAAAACTTAAGAGGATAGTGCTGTTTACATACCCTCTTACCAATACAGTACCATTATAACTATACACCACATATTCATTGTTTTGGACATATGTTGAAATAGCAGAGATATTTATAACTGGAGCAGTAAAAGAGGTTATTATCTGTTTCTCTATGATCTCGCTATTGTTAGCAGCATCAGTAATTCTTATTGTTATGTTATTTATCCCGTCGTAAAGTTGAAGATCATACTTGAACCTATTGCCATCACATATGACTGTGTGATTATCAATGAATATAGTTACTGGCGCAGGATCGACGTAATATCCAGAAATGGTGAGATTTGTCTGGTTGTAGTAGCTGGAATTTTGATATCCTGGCGGAATGTTTGCGTAAAATTCCTGGATCTGTGGCACCATATATATCTTAATAGAATCCAAACCTGTGCTATTTCCGAACTCATTCTTAAATTGTGCATACACTGTCTTTAGTCCTGCACCCTGCGTCAAATGCCATAAATATATTTTTTGATAAGCGATCCAGCCTGTAGAATAGTTCATATCTGGATAATTGCTTATTTCCATGCTCTGAATAGGAATATTGCCATCAGATACATTGAAGATAAGAGATATATTTGTGCTGTTTACATATGCAGTCCCATTTATCATATTTCCTCTCACCCCTATTACAGCTTCTGGCGGGGCAGGCAAATATGCAATGTCTGAATAGAATATAGGGCTGGTATTGTTTGCCGCATCTTTTAGCTGTACATAAATGAATATAAATCCTTCAGAAATATTTGTGGCATGATAAATATAATAGCTTTCATATGGTAGCCACTTTACATCGGTAAAATTAGGATCTGTGCTGATTCGCATTTCTGTAATACCTGATATATTGTCAGTTCCAAATATCTGTAATGTAAAGTTATTCGAGTTTGTGTATCTAGAATTAAAATCTATGACTACTCTAGTATTGAACGGAGCTGCAAGATCAAGAATTATAGAATTGAAGAATATGCTAGACACTCTTCCAGAGGCAGCTTCTAACTGCACATATATTGTGATATTTTCTTGTATCGTCTCTACTGTATAATTGTAGTGTTGAGCATAAGTAATCCAAGGGCTATCAGAAAATGATGCATTCTGGCTAATACGCATAGCAGAGATTTGCGATCCACCGTTTATTCCAATAATGTCAAGATGCAAAGTGGTAGAATTGGAGTATGTAGCATTATTATCAATTATTAATCTGCCACATGGATTTACAGTGTCTACAGTAATGAATGTAAATGCCGGAGTACTGTTAGTTAGTGCATAATTCTGTGCCATTACCTCAATTATATAATATCCATCTGCAGGCACATCTATCGTGAATGAAAGAGAGTAGCTCACATTAAACTTGTCTGGTAACGTGGTAAATACAGAGTAATAATATCTTGCTATGCCATACCGGTCCGAAAATCCAGAT
This genomic interval carries:
- a CDS encoding nicotinate phosphoribosyltransferase, with protein sequence MRFYVADEKDILDGNTTDIYFIRTRQILEEEHIHKKVVAEVTIQNAQYPWLVFAGIEEVARLMEGHNIDIYSLPEGTIFRESSSNKIPVPVMIIEGDYNEFSIFETAILGLICQSSGIATKTARFKYRIGTKNLISFGVRRMHPILAPMIDHYAFIGGCDAVSSVIGAKMLHIEPTGTMPHALILTVGEKEAWEKFDENISKDVMRIALIDTFGDEKWSAIHAAETIKDLAGVRLDTPRSRKGDLSKIVREVRWELDIRGYKNIKIYVSGGISEDDIKPLLEAGVDGFGIGTSISSAQTVDFSMDIVSVDGEPLAKKGKYGGKKEVYRCESCLEYKVLKEGAKANDCSCGGKMKNAMVPVLKNGKIVYNFKDATKVREYVLEQLKKVTL
- a CDS encoding isochorismatase family cysteine hydrolase codes for the protein MYALLIIDMINDFVYLKFGNKRVQSIIPSILKLRNIAYNEGWKVIYLQDCHSITDPEIKVWGKHAMEGTSGSEIIKELSPGKEDIVIKKNSYNGFFNTDLDKVLRSNSIKKIIFAGVATDICVLNTVANAFYLGYETVICKECTESIDEKSKDFGLEYMQKNYGTKTVDLNNIGVI
- a CDS encoding AAA family ATPase — its product is MSSRKEVSRILAIFDEVKTDHGIVLLVYGKEGSGKSYILDEVIKILQAKDVICMKERLGESKPLIFSKIIEQSKKQLSSIANSGIVSFMISSAEAFSNSEKIFLKLTESLTILSNAKPVFMALDDLDDCEISSLNLFLRVARFINNKDIMLVATLKNIVQNTYFENAYNLLKTSSNLVELKIEPLTKEEMKDMLKEEGYTIPNYIADYIYRDSGGDPARIFQVLKEGERNGNLDAEKVWIGHYPKNNVADILEEAKKNRIEKLDSEHRKVLNSIAVLDNNAKFDVLMYMTDFDEMKLSELLDLLIYFEIITEDHEYFKIVSNDLKKHIYESIPLEERKEMHKKYAELLERDGEDIILLSDQYYLAHINDKAARYLKDAGLILMRLEQYETALTEFLKAESISDNKEPELLMYIGTLYRFLGDYKKSIEYLENSKKYAQSENLMSEIEIELADSYTAFRDYDTAIQYYKKLETVLTDKKLKIRVYFGLYSISLLKNDITKARQYIAAALKIAEEIEDIKLLADSYRYIGNIEYKVNNIDLARKNYEQALTIYNNINNLEGLSKVYNNIANIYADTGSSATAIEYYEKAAYYTDMLGEESMLVTIYYNLAELNFQVSKLPLALKYLREAKKSAEIMSNAQVLSLSYRLFGSYYTLRGEFEEAISNYKKSAEISDKIGDKYSFYEMQYEIQLIYILMNGKVDKREIKKINELIKSTIPEKAEIEILETDTFIRFLENDLKNSLKSSKKIEDKSKTNIDLLWSLTYQFSSELFAGNDARCVRIFDKIDNLSRLSGLDIIDTKKIKVCATYLKDRDKALLMFRDVDNFLDLYSLKFEKGKLYMWYGFLKLKYEHDDSYLIRAKSIFDDIKAKAYFSMADHYLKDQNLYPK
- a CDS encoding DUF47 family protein, whose translation is MSLLNLKQGEQYLFEKLGLSIQSSKIAVEELQKMINNHELTDFKKIVELENEGNVLSYGLSLWVLDGNISPTVLNSVTMLITKADDILDYTRYLAKELYRARQRKDKACICMSELNEIILLIFKAMEEIYDIFNAKKLTLETIKNKRKIIENLENRGDEIKEKAFDIIYANETDWFCFNHLEKLIQGLDNILDSCEDIADLILQFLVAVSS
- a CDS encoding GNAT family N-acetyltransferase; translation: MIEYREIHSTDDPDFKELIKVYNEGFIEQKEIYIDPIVFTWMLNNDRNDIISHIAVLKSERVIGMTSFSSMPSGAIGWYITIIKEERKKGYASLLLEKIKDTLIKDADSRNWHEKYLFAEFEQDKAELWNNKGFTILPVRYYQPPLLGNGDWVPLLLGAMPLKSDTITGAEILKFVSDLYLKIYHVSDVKKSDYFKNIKEDCEFLSMKL